CTCTGTCTCCCCAGGGGCTCTGCCCTGCACCAGGGTGAAGCCATGTGGGAAGGACAGAGGGTACCCAGGGAATGGCAATGCCCCCTGGGCTCGTGGCTCATGCAGAAGCCACTGAAAGTGAGATGAGTCCCTTGCAAAGCTGCTCCGTGAGCAGAGTGGGTTCCCTCCCCACCCTAGGAGTCCCTGGGGATGTCTGGTCTCATCCACCCTTCACctgcctggaggaaaacaaCCTCTGCGAATCCTTCTCCAACTGCAGGCAGATCTTCCGCCCCATTTGGTGCTAAAAGTCTCTTTCCCACCCAGCCACCGGGAGCCGGGCAAACCGACAAAGGGATTTCGTTCCTTGGGAAGCTTGTTCCTGGCTTCTCCCAGGGCCCGGCGCTAATCCCCGGAAGCCTGGCTGACCCCAGGAAGCTTGGCTGCCCTCCGCggcagctgcctgcagacaGGTCTCCggcaggaatcatagaattgtagaatcattagggttggaaaagccccctaagctcatccagtccaaccatccacccagtcccaccatgccgactaaaccatgtcccaaagtgccacctCTATGTGCGTtttgaaaccctccagggaaagcAGGGCAGGTCTATGGGATGCCCAAGTGTGTATTGGTGTCAGGCACAGGGATGTCCCTGGGAAgtgctggaagaggagaaagctgGATGCAGGCAGTGTTGCCTGTCCAGGTGCTGGGGTCTCCTCTCCACACTCTCTGCTTGCTCCTCTTGCAACCTACCTGCCTGCTGGCTCTTCCCCGGGGCAGGTCTTGGACACCTGTGGGCAGGCAGCACCCTCACAAAGACAAGGGGAAcagtttccagctgaaagaggggagattggggtgagatcttaggaagaaatgttttgctgtgagggtggtgagaccctggcccggGTTGCTcggagaagtggtggctgccccatccctggaggtgttcaaggccagattgcatggggcttggagcaacctgatccagtgggaggtgtccctgcccatggcaggggtgggactggatgagctttaaggacccttccagcccaaaccattctgtggttctatgaaagTCAGCTCGAAGCCAGTGTGCTGGTAGCAATCATCCCGTGCCCACCTCGGGACTGACCTGGGTGTGCTTTAACCAGTGCACGctgccacctcctgccccagctctgcATCCTTGGGAGGTTTCCTGTCCCTCTCCCCAGCAGtgactgctgctgctctgagccTCACCAGCACTCACGTTTCACCAACCATAAAAGTGTCTGGACAAGGAAAGGGAGCGGCGGCGTGCCAGGCGAGGGGAGGGAGCGgagtctgctgctgctgcagacccTGCCCCACCACCCAGGACAGGGGGCCGCCGTCCCTTGTGGTGCCCCAGCCTATCCTGCATGGCTGGAGAGatagtttaaagaaaacaagtcaGTGGCAATTCCCCAGGCAGTGGGGTGTTTGTCACCTGGGGCTGCCAGACAAGGCGCAGGGACCGCAGGACCCAGAAAGACAGGAGCACAGTGGCCATTTGGGCACCAGTGCTGAGctcttccctctctgctccagTTCAGGCTCAACGAGCCTGAAGGCTCCTGCAGTCCTGTTTCAAGGTGCCATTCCACACGCTCAGTGCAGCATTTGCTCACTGACctgcactgccagctgcaggaccCCAAACCCAATCGTGCCTGGCGAGGATGCTTGTCCCCATGCTCCCTCTTTCCTTTATCCGATGCCTTCCGCACCCCGAATGCCCCAAGCCACTGGTGACCCAGTGCTGCCGCGTACAAGCTTACGACATCTCCACTCAGCCCCAGGGTGCTTTGATGCTCAGTGGGTCCGGCATCCCACACACAGCCCCCCGCGCTTCCCGTGCATCCCAGTGCCAGCTGGCCCTGCTGTGGGATTAGGCAGGAGCACGTGAGGAAAACCCTGAGCATCTCTCCGGATCAAACGCCCACAGGACAGTCAGGAGGGGGTCTCATCCTCCACCCACACTTTGTGCGAGGCTGCTTGGGGGCTGCCCGGCACCAGAGCCAGAGCGAGCACGCAGCCACCGTTCAttggcagcaggagggaggcGATCAGGAGAATCAGTCAGGTGTGGACGAGGTATGaggggaggcagggatggaacCGCGCTCGTGACAGCTGGTGCTGAGCGCTCACGCGCATCCCTCCTCCCGCCAAGATGCAGCAGGGCTGGCCATCCCTCTGCTGCGTCTCCACCATCCGCAGCTCGCAGGGACCACCCGAGTCAGGTgagggggggctgcagggcatggctgggggctgcagggtaAGATGGGCTGCAGGGCAGGACAGGGGGGCTGTAGGACATGGCcggggggctgcagggcaggatTCAGGGTCTGCGGGGCCGGTGGCGTGGAGAGAAGATGCTGCATGTGCATCCCTAAAGAGCTTTAGCTCAGCagagaaggtgcaaaggggatGGATGGTGGCTGGGTGCTCGTTGCATTGCTGTGTCTGCGTCTGTGCAGGGCAAGGGCAGGAGGCCAACCCTGCGTGGAGCCAGCCCAGGGGCTGCCCTGCCACGGGGCTCCTTCCCTTGCTCCGTAACGCTCCCACGTGTCCTGTCTCAGCACCCCTTTCCTCACCCGCACCAGCTGCTGCTAGATGATGGGAAAGTTGAGAGCTGAGGGCTGGGCTGCAGAGGAGCTGATGTTGGAGCTGCCAGGGGCTCTGGGACGGCAGCTGCCTGCCCCGACGGGAGCGGTGCCACCAGCGATCCCAGCCCTGCCTTTCTTCTTGGCTTGTTTTTCCATCTTTGCCCCCTCTCTCCTATCTCCTcttgctccagctctctcaccTCCAGCTGGGGGAGAGCATTTGCTGGGGGAGCTGAGATGCTCGTTCTGCTGCTGGGGGCAGATGCATTCTGGTGCCCTGTCCTGGTGATGGCCAGAGCCCCATTCCCCAGTGTTCCCTAACTGAGCCTTTCTGAAGCGAGTCCTGGCACAGCTGAAGGACACAGCTCTGGCATCAGCCCCTCTGGACCAGCTGGATCCATATCTGCCTCCAGTGCCCAGTGGGCTGGGCAGTTTTCAGCTCCACCTCAGCATCTGGCACCCTTCAGCCCACCTTTGCATCATTATTGCAACCCAAATACCCTCAGCTTGCTAAAACACAAGGGCTGAGGGACAAAAATCCTCACTGTGGGTAAATGGCTCTTCGTGGTCCCTGTGGATGGGCTGGTGCATGTTCAACCAGCACTTGGGTGTGCAGGTGTGTGCACCTGCAGGGCAGCAGCGATCCCCAAGCAGCCGAAGTCTGTGGTGGAGGGGACCAACCcacatctccttctccatcagGCTGCTCTTGGTGGGGTTTgtctcctccccatccctcggTGGTGGCAGTTTTATGCCAGCCTGGTCCACAGGAGGTGGCTGTTGCCCTTTGCCCCCTCACGGTGTCTCgcagggaggagctggaggtTACAACCTTGTGGGGAAGATCAGCTGCGGGTCCCCACGTCTGCTCAGCGGGCGGGTGTCAAAATAAGCGTCGCTCGCGAGGGGTTTGTGTGGGCAAACATCTTGTCGGCACCTGCCGGTTCCCGGCACCAGCTGGTGGGTTTGTGGGCTGATGGGTTTTCTCCGTGGCAATGGGAAGGGAAGCAGAACAGGGGGAGGTTTTGGCAGTGGGGGCTGCTCGGCAGGTCCTGTGGGGTAGAAGAAGCGGATTTGGGTGGAGGGGGCTTCGTAGCTCTCTCTCACCCTCCTCTTTCCTCCGCAGCCACCGCCGCTCACTTCAGCTTCTGCCGCAGCCTCCTGGAGCACACGGTCTCAGCCGAAAACCTCAACTACCGCCTGCAGAGGAACCCAGGCAGCAGCCTCACCTGGCACGACGGCCGCAGCCAGCGGCCTGATGGCGGCCGGACGGTCAAGCTCCTGCGGCAACCGGGCACCGAGGGCTCCCAGGTACCTGCCAGGCTCCTCCTCACCCcccagccaccccagggctgcccaggggaACCTGGCTCCTGAGGTCCCCCACCATCCCATTGATTCCCTGCAGGAGcatctctgctttctctgtggGATCAGGCCTCCAGATCACATTTTGCTGAAAGCCTTCTTGATCGTTGGGCATTTAATTAtactaatatatatataaatataatatatataaataaatataataatataataaatcatcaggctgggggctgtgctggggtgaGCTCTGGGCATCACCTCCGCTCCACACCTGGAGCTGGGACTGAACACAGTTTTGCCAGAACCGAATTCCTTATAATGCCTTGAAGTCACTGAGTGTTTGGGGATGTCTCTTAGCCAGGTTTGGGCCATTGTCCTCCTAAAACTCTGAAGTTATTGGACAAAAGAGGCTGTGAGCTGAAGGTTTTCAGCcattctcctgctgctctgcctctgcaCAGCCACGGGAAGGAGCATCTTCCCAGCGTGCGGCTCTTGGTGCTTCCTAACCCTTTCATATCAGCCTGGGAGCAGCGTTCAGAGGCAGCACAACCACATCCAGCCAGTgaacactggaaagaaaatgggaaatggAATTCCCCAGCTTCCAGCTTCTGCCGTGGAAGTGGTTTTGCATCTTTAGGGGCTGGCTTGACATCAGAGGGGAGCAGGGTCCCCACAGGGACAGGTACAGCCGCACTGTCACATACAATGCTCACAGGAGCATCAGCCCCAGGGGTGCGGTGTCCCCTGTCCTGGTGGCACCGTCCTCATCATCCCTCCAGGTGCTCCGGTGGCCCTTTTGCTCTCACACCCCTGTGCAAAGCATGGGGACAGTGCTTCATGCGCAGCGCTGCCTGCACAGAGACACAACAGCTCCTTTGCTGGTGCCAGCTACGTCCACCATGACTCTCCCTCATCTACCTCTACGTGCCTCCCAGAGGGGTTGGAAGGAGTAGGAAAGCTTTAATTTTGCTGTAAGCAAGGAAAAATGCCCAAGAGAATGGAGGTGATGTGGTTGTGAAGTGATTGCAGCTCCCAGGGGATGGCTCccacctcccagctccccccagccacctcctgcctccccgcagcagcagcctccGAGCCCTCCCACCTGCTCTCCTCAACACCGGCGCTCGATATTCACAGCTGAGAGTTTTATCAGAGAGACAGCGCAGCTCAACCAGCTGGAAAATGAGCCTGTGTTTCATTACACCTCCCCTTCCCACCCGGGGGGGCTTCGACAGCTGCAGGGGATGATGCGCCCTAAGCCAGCAGCCCAGGGTTTAGGGATGCTGAGATGGATCCCCAGCGCAGGGCTGTCTCTGCTGGACGAAGCGCTTGCAGATGTGAGCATGCCAGGGGAAACTGCAGGGTGTTTGTCACCTCTTCCCCCGGGCCTCGGAGGGCAGGTTGGATAATAGCTGCAGGAAGCTTGCGGGAAGCTCGCCGTTATtttcccccagcccctccgcTTATCATTGCTCATTAGTGAATCCAGAGCAAATCGCTTCCTCCTCCCCACGACGTGCTCTCTGGTGCGCTCAGCCGAGTGTGAAGGAGCTGAGTGGCCGCCGTACGCTGATGCTGCTCCTGCGGGCAGGCGGCTCCCAGGATGGATCTAGGGGGTGGCAGCTGCTGGGGTCCCCCCTCAAAGCTGGGCTTTGGTTGGGAAAATGAATTGTGCACATTGTCTATCACATTTTCTGTCTACTTTGGAGATGGACTCCTTAGTTATTATTTTATATCTCCCCAATTTTGCCTTCTTCCCTCTCACTTGAATGCCCCTGGGTGCCGCAGGTGAGCTCTGCTTTGGGAAAGGCCCCTTTCCAAGCCCAAAAGCTCCCCTGGGCGCAggagcagcccctgccaggcTCCTGGGCTCTGCAGGGTGAGCGATGCTCAGCACGGGGCCAGCGGAGATGTCCCGGACCCCACTGCCCTCCGCTGCCTCCTCTCTGGCATCTCTCAGGGACGTGTCATTTGTTTCAGTAACGGCAGGATGTCTGGAGTGCCTGTTACATTAATTATCTCTGCTCCTCTATTAGACATGCTTAATTAGCCAGTGTTCGCACATGGAGGTCAACACTGGCACACGGCAGTCTGAGTGCTGTCGACCTTTCCCGTGCTGGCACGTCCCTGCATCCCCTGCTGCTCTGCGCAGCCCCTGCCGTGTCCCGGGCACAGGCGAGGACCGTGCCAGCAGCGACCCTGGTGATGCGGAGCCTCCTGCTTGTGGGCAGCAGGGACCCCTTTCCCATCCCCACCTGCTCGTGGTCCAGCCCAGGACAGTCCCAGCAGCTCACGAGCATGGAGCCGCTTTGGAGGAGCGATGTTTGCTGGTCCTGCTCGAGGATGACATCTCAGCatcaccagcagcagagctcaTCCATCTCCCCTGGGTGCTAAAAGCAGGGAACAGTGGAATTCggcatcccccagccccatttcctACCCAGCCTTGGGATGCCCCCAGGAGAAGCGAGCTCATCCCCCTGCTCTGTTACAGCTCAAGGTGTTTGATTTGCTCCATACTGAGATAAATCCAGCCAGCAATGACCTCATGAGGCCTGAGTCACCGTGAGGTGACGTGAGTGAAGAAATGGAGCTACTGGGTGGCTTGGGGACCAGCCCCATCACCCCATAAGAAccgcttctcctcctccatcccctctgcTCTGAAGGTCCTGGTCCCATCCTGCCACCAGGCAGGTGCCTGCTGGGCACCAAAGCCAGAAGTGCAGCCAGTGCTGGAGGGAGCAGCTTGTGTGGCAAGGAGCGAGGGTGTGTGGAGACGTCACTGCTATTTCAGGGTGAGCCCAGGGACTTCAGAGGGTGCAAAGCCAAAGTCTGCTGGCATCGCCGCAACCCTGTACCTCCAGCCAGCATCTCCCACCTCCCCATGAGCTGACATCCCAGCCGAGGCGTTTCCCTCCTCAGGGAGGAGGGCCGAATCCTCCTCATCTCTTCTCTTCCCACCCCCTGCAGGGCCGTGTCTGTGACCACTATGGCATCTACCACACCAGCCCCACACTGGGCAGCCTGGCCAAGCCCGTGGTGCTCTGGACCCAGCAGGATGTGTGCAAATGGCTGAAGAAACACTGTCCGCATAACTATCTCATCTACGTTGAGGCGTTCTCCCACCACGCCATCACAGGTACAGCAGACACCCCCACTTAATTCCCAGCACTAATTGTCACCAGGATGGGCAATAGCTGTTTGGAAGTTCATGGTCTGGAAGGCAGATATACCCCCCAtttctgtcccctctccccaccccatgGCAGGAGGCATCTGCCACCAGGGCGAGCTCTCTTTAAAATGAGAATGAATTGCTATGGAGAGATTGTTGTTTATAAGATGGAGAAGAGTCTTCTCCTCACCTGGATTAATATCATAGAGTCATTgtatcattaaggttggaaaagacctctaagctcatccagtcccatttcagcccaaccccacctgTGCCTGataaccatgtcctgaagtgccttggccacatgttttttaaatgctgaaaatattcacagaagaggaaagatcTCTGATCTTTGAAGTTGTAAATGTCTTCATCCAGGTTTGAATACAACTTCCAGCAAAGTCTTTGGAGGAGAATAACCTCTAGGACCTGCTCCCACTCCTTTGTCCCCTGGGGACTCTGGGTTTGACCCCTATGTATGAGCATCGTCCCTGTGTGACCACGATGTGTACACGGCCAGGCAGAGCTCTGCAAGGGCCAGGAGAAAGCAGCAAGGAGGGGAGCGCTGGAGCTGCCCGCAAGGGATGCAAAGCCCTAATGTAAGAGCTCAGCCAGCCCTTGCGTGGGCAACAAAGGCAGCATTAGCAAATGTACACTAGGAAACAAGGACAAAAGCTGGTTTTAAATCCCTTGTCTGATAGCCCCCGGACTGGAGGAGAGTGGCTCACCAGGGATGGTGGCGGCAGCGCTAATGTGTTTTGATGGGTACCCCTGTTCCCCCCGATGGGCAGCTCACACGGGGACCGTGCGCTCGAAAAAACATCTCCTGATGCAGGAGGTGGAGCGGAGAAATGGAAAGCTCTTGCCTTCAGGGGTGGGTTGCGTGATTGCTGGAGTCAGTACCTGGCTTGAGGCTGGGGACCTCAAGTTGCTCTCCGAAAGCACTTGCAAGGCTTCTCCATCCCTGTGAGTCCAGGTGATGAAAGAGCATTTTAGGCTTTCCCCCTCCTTAATGTCTGATGAAGATGGGCTCCTAATTGAGTTGATCTTTTATGGTGTCCCCGCCACGCAGTATCACCAAGCTGGGCACTGAGCAATGCTACTCTTGCAGGTCGGGCACTGCTGCGGCTCAACGGGGAGAAGCTGCAGCGCATGGGGATCGTTCACGAGGCGCAACGGCAGGAGGTCCTGCAGCAGGTCCTGCAGCTCCAGGTGCGCGAGGAGGTCCGAAACCTGCAGCTGCTCAGCCAAGGTAGGGCCAGCGGGAGGCCgagaggggagagaggctgTGAAGCCAAATCCCAGGGAGGTTGTGCCCGACCTGCAGCCATCCGGAcaaggagagcagcagctgggggGCTGCCAAAGCCAGAGGCACCCACCTGCACATCGCTGGTGAAAATGCAGACCGTGCCATGGCTGGGATGGGGTGTGGAGCTCAGATTGAGGTGCACGGGGGTGGGGATGAGGTGTGGGGCACAGACTGAGATGCACAGGGATGGATTGTGGTGCACAGAGGTGGGCGTTGATGCACAGGGATGGGCTGTGACGCTCAGGGATGGGTTGTGGTGTGCAGGTTGTGGCACACCTGGGTGGGTCGTGATGCACAGGGATGGGTTGTGATGCACATCCCTGGTGCACAGGGATGGGGTTCAGTGCACGGATGGATTGTGGTGCATCCAGAAGGGTTTGTGGTGCCCAGGCTGTGGTGCCCAGTGGTGGGCTGTGGTACACAGCACAAAATCCATTAGTGGCATTTTGCACGGAAAGGACAGGATTCTCAGGGCTGGCAGTGAGTAAGCTGGAACGTGCCACCCTGCAGGCTGTTTAttccttcctctcctgcctTGTTCCAGCTTCTTTTGGAAATGTCTCCTAGCTGATCCATCTGTTTGGCAGATTGTACCAACACTGTGAACCGAGCACCTCTGGGATGGGCTGTGCATCGCCGATATGAGACCTGAACCTCACGCTTGGAATACGAAGAGACAGCTTCCCAGCCACACCGGggcttctctccttcctcttctttctctttctttttttatgaacGCGTTTCAGTGCAGAGATGAGAGGCTTCCTCCAGCAGATGTGGCTCTGGGCTAGAGCAAAGTTAGCAAAAGAGACGCTGGGACAGATGAACTTTTGCCCACCTGAGCCTGATGGTTCACAGGGAGTAAGATGGAAAAAAGGAGACGATGACAGGCAGGGCTCATCACTGCGGATAAATCAAGCACGGTTGTTCCCAGGACAGCTCCGAGCCGTGCACAGGACGGTGAAGCCTTATGTACATGGGCAACATCCCAGTACCCGGCAGTTCGTGTCCATACCTGGGAACTTAATTAGGGAGATTTAGTTTTTCTCTTTGGATTGGAAACGTTATCAGCAGCAAACAAGATGACTGAAACTGAAAGCGGGGCCAAGCCACCAGTGCCCAGCTCCACGTGGTGAGTTAAAAAGGGAGCTGAGTTATCAGAGCTGGAAAATCCAGGAGGAAAGGCAGGGTGGATGTGCCAGGAGGATGCTCTGGTCCAGaggaagctgtgccaggagcTCGTTCTTCATCCATCCTCATTTGCAGGCAGACGGGGCAGCTGATGCAGGGTGGGAGCagccagggatgctgctgggtGGTGCTGGGTGCTGCCGGGGGTGAGGCTGGGGATGGCTGGGTGCCCCTGCAGCCCAGACACGCTCCCTCCTTCGCCCTCTGTGCTCCCACCAGCTCTTTGCAGAGCTCCACTCCTCTGGGCATTTGCAAATGCTCATCCCGACCTCTTGCCCAGGGGCCGGTGATGCTGCCACTGAATCCAGGCACCGTCCTGGTGTCCCAGCTCCCCATTAAGGTGAAGCAATGTTTACGGTTacacctccaccaccaccaaacTTTCCTGTCCGGAGCCACAGACCACTCATGCAGGCTGGTAAGGAACAACGGTGCATCAAACTGATGGTTTGagggcagggtggatgctgtcACCTCCCCACACGCGTGCTGTCCAATGTTGAGGGTAGGGCTGGGGGATGGTCCCAAAACAGCAGCATCCAAAAGCCCCTGGGCATCAGAGCTGGCAGGGATATGGGGGGGAAGGTCGCGGTGGCCCCCCAGGCTGGGTGCCAACCCACCCGCCGGCTCCTCTGCCAGTAATAAAATAAGAGACTGTTATTTTAACTTGTTGCTCTTCTGACTCTTTGCATGTCTGAACCTGCACATCCAGCCCTTCCCAGAGATGCTCAGAAAACATCTACAGCCTTAAATCCCTTGGGACAAGCACTTCCATGGGGAGCAAGGGTACTTCTGGACAGCCCTGCAGGAACAAGCCTCAGCCTGGGGGTTTGTCAGTATTtaaatccctccccagcaccaCAGAACCTGCTAATCTTTGCCGGTGGGTGGTAGACGGGGAGGATTTGGGACCGTAGTTGCCACTCCAGCACAGGTAATGGCTCGTGGCAAAGTGAAGGTCTCCAAAGCTCATCTGTGAGCAGCATTATCTGGCTAAGGAGCTGCGCCATGTGGGCTGGGACAGTGTAGGGCTGTGGGCAGGGTTAAAGCAATCGGCAGCACAGCCTGGGGTAGCACAGCCTGGTGGCATCCCTGTCCCATCACAGCAACAGTGCTCCCcactgaaggagctggaagaTGTCCACGGGAATGGGAtcaaagaggagctgaaaaCGAGTTGTTTGCACCCCAAACCAGCTAGGAAAATGGTGATTACtctgaaggggtttttttgttccccTCTGAAATCCCCGAGAGAAACTGTCCCGAGTCCTCCAGGATGTCTTGAGGTGTTGATGGGCAGGAGGAGATGCAATGCCCTAGGGATTTGGAGGGCTGGAACCTCTCAGGACTTGGAACCTcaagcactgacagaggctgggCGGGGGTTTCAATCCAGTGCCTCGTTTGGGGCTTGGGGAAGGACATGATGGAGCTGGGGTGGGGGTacagggagctgtggggtgtccagggagcaggcagcagctgctgtgtgtCTGGCTCGGGTGAGGCGCATCGTTAGAGGGAGATGCTGAGCTTCTCTCCACTGGTTTCTCCAGGGCCCAGCTCCAGGCTGTGCTCACACAGCAAGCTGGTGGTGCCAAGCATGAAATGAAGGTGGGGTGCAGGGAgtggtgctggggctgcccctgCCGCCCTGCAAAGACAAGGTCCCCCAAAGCCTGGCTGCCCCTTGCTGTGCTCCCAAGGGCACATGTGGCCGTGGAGCCACCCCGTGTGCCATGTCTACCCGTGCCCAGTTGCGTTCTGGCTCGTTCCGGCTcgctccagctcctcatccaTACGGAAAAAAGGAGGCACAGAAGTAGGAAGGAACCCCACCAGTGCACTCAGCCAGGGCCTAAAGCACAGCTTTGGGGTGTCCCTTTGACATCCCATTGATGTCCCTTGCTGAGCCCTGGCAggacagggctggagaagctgggAGAAATGGTGTTGATGGGGCAGGATGTGTGCCAGCTGCACCTTCATCCTGGTGGGGATGGTGTGGGTGAGCGTGGAGCCTCCTTCCAGACAGACTCTGGACCACAGCTCCAGTTCTGGATCAGTGGCTGGTGCCTTCA
The DNA window shown above is from Phaenicophaeus curvirostris isolate KB17595 chromosome 18, BPBGC_Pcur_1.0, whole genome shotgun sequence and carries:
- the SAMD10 gene encoding sterile alpha motif domain-containing protein 10 isoform X3 — protein: MQQGWPSLCCVSTIRSSQGPPESATAAHFSFCRSLLEHTVSAENLNYRLQRNPGSSLTWHDGRSQRPDGGRTVKLLRQPGTEGSQGRVCDHYGIYHTSPTLGSLAKPVVLWTQQDVCKWLKKHCPHNYLIYVEAFSHHAITGRALLRLNGEKLQRMGIVHEAQRQEVLQQVLQLQVREEVRNLQLLSQASFGNVS
- the SAMD10 gene encoding sterile alpha motif domain-containing protein 10 isoform X4, encoding MQQGWPSLCCVSTIRSSQGPPESATAAHFSFCRSLLEHTVSAENLNYRLQRNPGSSLTWHDGRSQRPDGGRTVKLLRQPGTEGSQGRVCDHYGIYHTSPTLGSLAKPVVLWTQQDVCKWLKKHCPHNYLIYVEAFSHHAITGRALLRLNGEKLQRMGIVHEAQRQEVLQQVLQLQLLLEMSPS
- the SAMD10 gene encoding sterile alpha motif domain-containing protein 10 isoform X5 → MQQGWPSLCCVSTIRSSQGPPESATAAHFSFCRSLLEHTVSAENLNYRLQRNPGSSLTWHDGRSQRPDGGRTVKLLRQPGTEGSQGRVCDHYGIYHTSPTLGSLAKPVVLWTQQDVCKWLKKHCPHNYLIYVEAFSHHAITGRALLRLNGEKLQRMGIVHEAQRQEVLQQVLQLQIVPTL
- the SAMD10 gene encoding sterile alpha motif domain-containing protein 10 isoform X1; protein product: MQQGWPSLCCVSTIRSSQGPPESATAAHFSFCRSLLEHTVSAENLNYRLQRNPGSSLTWHDGRSQRPDGGRTVKLLRQPGTEGSQGRVCDHYGIYHTSPTLGSLAKPVVLWTQQDVCKWLKKHCPHNYLIYVEAFSHHAITGRALLRLNGEKLQRMGIVHEAQRQEVLQQVLQLQVREEVRNLQLLSQDCTNTVNRAPLGWAVHRRYET
- the SAMD10 gene encoding sterile alpha motif domain-containing protein 10 isoform X2 — encoded protein: MSCGQHKDMEATAAHFSFCRSLLEHTVSAENLNYRLQRNPGSSLTWHDGRSQRPDGGRTVKLLRQPGTEGSQGRVCDHYGIYHTSPTLGSLAKPVVLWTQQDVCKWLKKHCPHNYLIYVEAFSHHAITGRALLRLNGEKLQRMGIVHEAQRQEVLQQVLQLQVREEVRNLQLLSQDCTNTVNRAPLGWAVHRRYET